Within Sporosarcina sp. PTS2304, the genomic segment GCCAAACCTTCAGCAATGGCCGTTTTACCTACACCTGGTTCCCCAATAAGTACCGGGTTATTTTTTGTACGTCGAGCCAACACTTCAATTACGCGCATAATTTCTTTACTGCGTCCGATGACTGGATCCAGCGTCCCTTCACGTGCAATTTCAGTTAAGTCTCTAGCTAAACTGTCTAGAGTCGGCGTAGCAGCTGAAGTAGAATTCGCCGCACTGCTAATTGAACTTTCATCATTGCCAAGTAATTGAAGCACTTGCTGGCGAGCTTTGTTCAAGCTGACACCTGCATTGTTCAGCACACGTGCAGCCACACCTTCACCTTCGCGAATCAGGGCTAATAAAATATGTTCTGTACCAATATAAGAGTGACCCAATTTACGTGATTCATCGACTGAAAGCTCTATCACACGTTTTGCGCGTGGCGTATAATGAACGATCGGGCCTACATCTTTCGAACCTACGCCTACAAGAATTTCTACTTCCCGTTCGATAGTATCTGCATTCACATTAATCGCTTCTAAAGCTTTTGCCGCAATGCCGCCACCTTCACGGATTAAACCGAGTAAAATATGCTCCGTGCCGATAGATTCATGCTTTAAGCGGATTGCCTCTTCTTGAGCGAGCTGTAAAACCTTTTGTGCACGTTGTGTAAATCGATTGAACATCATATCCATTCCCCTCTTTCCTTCATCAGTAGATATATTCTATGGTATGCCAATGGAAGCACCCTTGCTTTACTCCGCATTACTATACATATTCAACTTGTTGCGTAAAAAACCATTTACCTAACATTGACTTTGACTATCTTTGATTAATTATAAAACTAATTAGGCCAACTTGCAAAATGTTTGCTTATTATTTTTCCGGAGTGTCGTTTTCCACTTCCGCCTTCTCCATGAGTAGCCGATCCCGAAATAACTGGGCGCGAAGAATATCACGCTGATCCGATGTTAATTCTGTACCCTCATATCGTTGAAGAAAACCTGGCTGCATAAAAATCATGAGCTCATTTAAAATGGTCATATTAATATTTTTAATGATACCTAAATCAATACCCAAACGGACGTCAGACAAACATTTAGCCGCTTCTGCTGAAGGTAGTATTCTGGCATGTGTAATCGTCCCGAGAGATCGGTATAAGCGATTCTCTAGATGTACTTCGGATTTCGCAAGAAGCAATTCGCGTGATTTCTTTTCATGCGCGATCAAACGCTTCGCGATACTCTCCAAATCCTTCAAAATCTCTTGTTCTGACTTACCAAGTGTAATTTGATTGGACACTTGATAAATATTGCCGAGTGCTTCACTACCTTCACCGTAACTTCCGCGTACTACCATGCCTAAACGCGAAATGGCCGGAATGATCCGTTCGATTTGTTTAGTAATAGTGAGCGCAGGCAAATGCATCATGACAGAAGCTCTCATTCCCGTCCCTGTATTCGAAGGACAGCTAGTCAAATAGCCAAATGTTTCATCGAATGCATACTCTAGGTTTTGTTCTAATTCGCTATCCACTTTATCCGCTTGTTCATAGGCAGTATCGATTTGAAAGCCCGGATAAATACATTGAATGCGAATATGATCTTCTTCATTCACCATAATACTGATCGTTTCGTCTTCTGATAACAGAACGGATCCATACCTTTTCATATCAATTAACTGTGGACTAACTAAATGCTTTTCCACTAAAATTTGGCGTTCCAGAGAGGATAATTCTGCCATCGTGCTTCCTTCAAAATGAAGTTCTTCCATCATAGCTACTGCCTGATCCACTGCTTCGTTGACAAGTTTAGCTTGTTCTTCAGAAGCACATATAGGAAATAGATGGTCTCGCAAATTGCGTGCCAGACGGATTCTCGTAGAGAGAACGATGTCTGAATGTTCGCCTTCCGCAACCATCCAGCCAGTCAATTCTCGTTTGATGAATTTTTCAAATGACATCTTGATCATCACCTCCATCAGCCAATTGCTGTTTGACTTGATTGGCCTCATCACGCAATGTTGCTGCTTCTTCAAAGCGTTCAGCATCCACTGCTTCACGCATTTTCACACGTATGTCTTCCAATTTCTTTTTTAAAGCAAAGCGTTCATTGAGAGAGACTGGAATTTTCCCATTGTGACTCGTATTGCCATTATGCAATTTGGCAAATACACGGGGTAATTGTTCTCTGAATGTGTCATAACAAGTTGCACATCCAAACTTTCCGATGTCTAAAAAACGATGAAATGTCAAACTACAATTCGGGCATTCCCGTCCAACTATTACCTCGTTAGGCTTCTGTTCCGATAGTAAATCAGAACCACCAAGCCAATGCGTTAAAAACTGCTGAATAGATAACGGCTCTTGATCAGGACTAAAAGAAAATGTCTGAGAATAAAACGCGCATTTATCACACAAATGCTTCTCTGTTACACCATTCATGGTCTCTTGTTTAAAGACTACAGTTGCAGGTCGTTCTTTGCAGTTTTCACAAAGCATCTGTATCCACCTCATTCCACTTCTTCATATAATAGCGTAACTAACATGGCGCGAAGTATACGCGAACGTAATGCATCCCGTTCAGGTAACATATAACGCAGTGTAGTACGACCCACTGCAGCTAACATCAGTTTTGCTTCTCGCTCAGAAATAATTTCTTCTTCGGTCAAACGGTAAATTACATCTTCCGCCATTGTGGAGGAAGCTTCTGCCTCTAAAATGTCCAATGCTTGTTCCAGCAAATCTTTACGCGAATTCGACTGCACACGATAAATTCGTATATAGCCCCCTCCGCCACGTTTTGATTCAACTGCATAACCTCTTTCGACCGTGAAGCGCGTTTTGATTACATAGTTGATTTGCGAAGGTACACATTGAAATCTTTCGGCAATCTCATTGCGCTTGATTTCAATAGAAGCATTCTCTTCCTTTTCGATAATGGACTTCAAATACCCTTCTATAATGTCAGAAATATTCCGCATCTCGTCACCTCATTTCTGCTCACTTCTCAGTTGACTTTGACTATCTTTGACTTGATTGTATCGCAGAATTTAGGTCGGATGCAATTCTTTTGATCGGAAATCCGCACAATTTCTCTTCAACCATATCCTCATAGGCTGTCACAATTCATAACCATTTATTCACAGTTCTTTGTCTTTTTAAATGGATGAAAACACAAGTAAACCTAAATCATATATGAAGGAGAATTGCACGATCCTTCATGAATGATTTAGGTTTTGTTTCAACTTTTTTTTAGATTACTCAAAAGGAATACTTTCTGTTCATAAGTAATGCATCTATTAACTTTCATATAAACAGTCATATAATGCGGCTTTACGTAGTCACCGGTTCTTTTTTTAAGGGCTCCAGATCTACTTCAAATCCCATATCTTCTAACATCTTTCGGTCTTGATCGTGTTCTTGACCCGCAGTCGTTAAATAGTCACCGATAAAGATTGAGTTCGCAGCATAAAGACCAAGCGGCTGTAGGCTACGAAGATTTACTTCGCGTCCACCCGAGATTCGGATCTCTTTTGTCGGATTGATGTAACGGAATAAGCAAAGAACTTTTAAGCAGTAACGCGGATCCAGTTCAGATGTTCCTTCTAACGGCGTACCATCTACCGCATGAAGGAAGTTGACCGGAATAGAGTCTGCATCTAAAACACGTAAACTATGGGCCATTGAGATGACATCTTCCTTCGTCTCACGCATCCCGACAATTACGCCCGAACAAGGAGAGATTCCCGCTTCTTTTGCATGTCCTACTGTATTCACTCGATCATCATAAGTATGTGAAGTCGTAATACTCTCATGATGCTCTGCTGAAGTGTTGAGATTATGGTTGTATCGATCAACACCTGCTTCTTTCAGACGGACAGCTTGCTCCGGCTTCAAGATACCGAGGCATGCACAGACTGTCATTCCTTGATGTTTTTCTTTAATTTGTTTCACAGAATCAATGACGATTTCAAGTTCACTGTCGCGCGGTCCGCGGCCACTGGCTACGATACAATACGTACCTGCTTTATTGGCAGCTGCACGCTCTGCGCCTGCTAAGATCTCTTCTGACTTCATCATGGCATACTTTTCGACAGGTGCTTTTGAGATGATGGACTGTGCACAATAGCCACAGTTTTCGGGACATAATCCCGATTTCGTATTAATGATCATATTTAACTTCACTTTATTTCCATAGTAATGGGAACGAATAGAATACGTGGCATGAAGTAATAATAGTAAATCTTCATCAGGACTAGTTAAAATAGATAATGCTTCGGAATCCGTGAGAATATGTCCTTGCAAAACACGATCGGCCAATTGTTGATAAGTAGTCAAAATGTACACCTCACTTTCAAATGTTTCGAGATTCTATGTGCAAATACCCCGGCTAGTACTGCTAATACAATGTCTTTAGGTAACGGTGGAATCATCCAAAGCCAAGCGACCTTATATGTAAAAGCATCAGGTGCCGCAGCCCAAAATTTATAGGCAAAATACATCCAATTTGTACCTAGTAAATAGTTAACTGTTGTCGCCAGTAGTGCGGCGCCAATAAATGCGGTGACTGTCCGTTGATGTTCCACGATTTTCCCCGCTATATACGCAATCAGTATAAACGTAACGATGAAACCGAATGTCGGACTTAAAATTTGTCCGAAACCTCCTTGAAACTTAGCAAACACGGGTGCCCCGGCAAGGCCGATCAACATATAGATCGTCATCGAAAGTGCTCCCAATCGACTTCCTAGTAATAATCCCGACAAAATAGCAAAAAATGTTTGTAGTGTAATAGGTACACCGCCTACGACTAAAAACGGCACAAACGAAGTAATATTCGCCCCAATCATCATTAATGCTGCGAACATTCCACTGTATACAATAGTTAATGCGCTAAATCTGCTTTTAGTATGCTTTTCTGTTGCTGTCGTCACTATGTCACCTCTATCTTTTTAGTTACTACAAAAATAATATATGTTAACTCATAATGTGTCAACTTATATTTAACTATAGTTAACATAAATTTAAGTGATAGAAAAAATGTGCGACTTTGATTGCCCGAATACAGTGGAGTTAGATGGAGTGAGGCTGACTGGGAGTGTCTTACGGCTTGCGCTTCCAGACGATACGCCTTCCGGAGGGGACGCGGTGGACCTCGCAAAAGTGCGTTGCGAGTTACACCTGTCGTCCTGATCCTCCCGGAGTCGATCGTCTTCCAGCGCAAGCCGTACTTTGTGTAGGCAAGACAGTTAAATACCTCTTTGTAGGTAGTGAAAACCAAGTAGACTTGTTTAATATGATGTGATCGCTCTTGAAGTTAGATAGCGGTGAAGTGTTGTTAGCTACTATAACTGTTTCGACGAACTGAGTGAAAAAAGAAATGCCTCTATATGCATTCACTCAGGCAATCCAAAGCTTCACCCACACTGTTCAGGAAGGGGAACATATCATACTTAATTTCTGGACGAACACTAACTGGCTTCCCGACACAAATTCAAGGATTCTCCCGGAAGAACCGGCGACTCCTGGAGGATCAGGACGACAGGCGTAATCGCCAATGCACTTCTGGCGAGTCCGCCGCGTCCCCTCAGGAAAGCGTCCGGTTCTGGAGGGAGAATCCTAGCACGCACACTACTTTTCCGCACTGCACAGAAGAAGTCACTTACCCCACTCCAACTTCTAAACAAACACCACCTCTACAATTTCTTGTCAAAAGCATCTCATTTCCAAAAGATCATTCCTTTCTTTAGAAACAATAGGCTTGAAATTAACAAAAGAACTGTAACCGACTCTACCTTAGAGTGTGGTTACAGTTCGAAACGGCATAACTTTACTTCTTTTCATCAATTTTTTCTTCTTTTTCTTTCCTGAATAAAACAAAAGCAATGACACCACTAAATATAGCAGCAGCAAATGTAATATAAACACGCGAATCATAAGGAACTTCTTCATAACTAGTACCTAACATAATCCAAGCAATCGTACCGACTAAAAAAGCAATCGGAACCGAGTATTTAAAAAATTGCATAATCGCTCACCTTTTCAAGTTATTCTTTTAATTTTATCACATCTTGCCCATTTTCTCTATGCACTCACGCCTCTTTACTAACTTCACTAAACGTTCACTTGACGATTACCGACAAACTCGCTATGATATGAATTAGAATTATCGAAATAATTTAATAAGAAACATATCTTATCAAGAGAAGCCGAGGGACTGGCCCGTCGACGCTTCAGCAACCAGCCATAGTAGGCAAGGTGCTACTTCCAGCGGTATGTCCTTAGGGCAGACTGAAAGATGAGAGGGAACTAGTCGTTTAGATTACAAAGCCTTCTTTTTCTTGAAGGCTTTTTTTGATTATCAAAAAGTAGTAGATACCGCTCAAACCGCTAGTAGCTTCACAGTCTGTCAGATTAAGTGAAAGCGTATGTGGATGCAGCTGGATTATAAAAGATAAAGGGGAGACTGGATCATGTCATTGCTAGAGAAACTTCAAACAAATGTCCTCACAGCGGATGGGGCAATGGGAACGATTTTGTATTCATACGGAATTGATTATTGCTACGAGGAACTAAATATAGAGAAACCTGAAATTGTCGAAAAAATTCACCAAGATTACATTACTGCGGGGGCAGATGTAATTCAAACGAATACGTATAGTGCGAATGCGGTGAAATTGGCTCGTTACGGATTGGAAAGCCGCGTTACAGAGTTCAATAAAGCTGCTATTCAAATTGCAAAACGTGCTGCAGCACCTGGGGGACAATTTGTACTGGGCACAATCGGCGGTTTGCGTGGCATTAGAAAAAGCGATGCTTCATTAGACGAAATCCAGAAAGTCGTGCTGGAACAAGCTAATGCATTACTTTCAGGTGATCCAGATGGCTTACTATTAGAGACGTATTATGACTTTGAGGAACTTTCGTCTGTCGTTACTACATTGCGTCAGATTACAGACGTTCCATTAATCGCTCAAGTTTCCATGCATGATCCAGGTGTCCTGCAAAATGGTCTTTCATTAAATGATGCACTGCACCAGTTAGAATCACTCGGCGCAAATATCGTAGGAGTGAATTGCCGCCTAGGGCCTTACCATACAATACAGGCATTCGAAAACGTCACATTGCCGAATAAAGCATTCTTATCGGCTTTCCCTAACGCAAGCTTGCTAGACGTTGAAGACGGCCGAATCGTCTACGAATCAGAAGCCGAGTACTTCGGACGTGCTGCAGTGTTACTACGTGATCAGGGTGTTCGTTTAATCGGCGGATGCTGTGGCACAACGCCTAAGCATATTAAAGCAGCAAAAACACGCTTGGAAGGATTGGCTCCTGTCACTGAAAAAGTGGTAGCACCTGCAAAACCAATAATTATTCAAGAAGCCGGTCCAGTTAAACATCAGCCGCTTCATGAAAAAGCGAAAACAGAACGCACTGTTATCGTAGAGCTCGATACACCACGCCATTTAGAGACTGAAGATTACATTAAAGGCGCCAACCTTTTATATGACGCAGGTGTTGATGCTGTCACAATGGCAGATAACTCATTAGCTTCTCCACGTATTAGCAATATGGCGATGGGTTCGATCATTAAAATGCAGCATAATATTCGACCACTCGTTCACTTAACTTGCCGTGACCACAATTTGATTGGCCTACAGTCACACTTAATGGGACTTGACGCATTAGGTATCCATGACATTTTGGCAGTTACCGGTGATCCGACAAAAGTAGGCGACTTCCCAGGAGCTACAAGTGTCTATGATGTCTCCAGTATGGAATTACTGCAGTTGATTAAACAATTGAACGAAGGAATTTCATTCTCCGGTAAGCCTTTGCGTAAAAAAGCGAACTTCTCTGTTTCTGCCGCATTCAATCCGAACGTGCGTGTTATTGAGCGGGCGGTGCAGCGGTTAGAGAAGAAAATCGAAGCCGGTGCAGATTATTTCATTACCCAGCCTGTCTATACGAAAGAAAAGATTATTGACGTGTATGAAGCTACGAAACATTTAGATACTCCTATCTTCATCGGGATTATGCCTTTGACGAATATTCGCAATGCTGAATTTTTACATCATGAAGTTCCGGGGATTAAGTTATCCGAGGAAGTATTGGAAAGAATGCGTGAGTGCGGAGATGATCGAGAGCAATCTACCGCGACAGGTATTGAAATTGCGAAAGAGTTAATCGAGACGGCTGCAAAGTATTTCAACGGCATCTACTTGATTACACCATTCTTGCGCTACGATATGACACTTGAATTGTATGAGTACATTAAAGAGTTAGATGAAAAGAAGGAGAGGGAATTGACACATGCAGAGACATCCTATTGAAGAGCAACTAGATAAAAGAATCCTTATCATTGATGGCGCGATGGGGACAATGCTGCAAGCAGAAGACCTCTCTACAGAAGATTTCGGCGGCGAAGAATACGACGGTTGTAATGAGTACTTAAGCGTATTACGACCTGATATTTTAGAGAAAATTCATGATGAATACTTGGAGGCTGGCGCAGATATTATTTGTACTAACACATTTGGTGGAACTCCACTCGTTCTAAATGAATTTTCCCTCGGTCATCGTGCAGATGAAATCAACACAAAGTCTGTTGAAATCGCGAAGAAAAGTGCGAATAAGTATTCAACCCCTGAATGGCCGCGTTTCGTCGCTGGCGCTATCGGACCGACTACTAAAACACTTTCCGTTACTGGCGGTATTACATTTGATGAATTATCCAATGACTTTTACGTCCAGGCAAAAGCACTTGTAGCTGCAGGTTGTGACTTACTGTTGATGGAAACCAGTCAAGACATGTTAAACGTCAAAGCAGGTACGATCGGTATAAAGAAAGCTTTTGAGGAGCTTGGACGCGAAGTGCCTATTATGATTTCGGGTACCATTGAACCAATGGGGACAACACTCGCGGGTCAAAGTATTGAAGCATTTTACATCTCTATTGAACACGTCACTCCCCTGTCAGTAGGCTTGAACTGTGCCACGGGTCCTGAATTTATGACTGACCACTTGCGTTCATTATCAGACTTGGCGACTAGCTATGTTACATGCTATCCAAATGCCGGATTACCTGACGAGGAAGGTCATTATCATGAGTCCCCTGAGTCTCTATCAAAGAAACTTGAAGGCTTTGCAGATAAAGGGTGGCTTAATATGGTAGGTGGATGTTGCGGAACGACACCTGATCATATCCGTGCTATTCGCGAAGCGGTTAAAGATAAGGCGCCCCGCAAAATGCCGGAAGAATCTCACGGTCATGCGATTTCGGGAATCGAGCCTTTGCTTTATGACGATACATTACGTCCTCTATTAATCGGAGAACGTACAAACGTTATCGGATCACGTAAATTTAAACAACTGATCGTTGACGAGAAGTTTGAAGAAGCGTCTGAAATTGCCCGTGCCCAAGTAAAGCGCGGTGCACACGTATTGGATATTTGTTTAGCTAACCCAGACCGTGATGAGTTGTATGATATGACACGTTTCATGAAAGAAGTTGTGAAAAAGGTGAAAGTTCCTTTAGTCATTGACTCTACAGATGAAAATGTCATTGCAGAAGCATTGAAGTTTTCTCAAGGGAAAGCCATTATTAACTCTATTAACTTAGAAGATGGCGAAGAACGTTTTGACGCTGTATTGCCCCTCGTCAAAAAGTATGGCGCAGCTGTTGTTGTAGGTACAATCGACGAAATAGGAATGGCTGTGACAAGAGAACGTAAACTGGAAATCGCGCTACGCTCCTATGACTTACTCGTCAATAAATGGGGAATTGCACCAGAAGATATTATTTTCGATCCACTTGTTTTCCCTGTCGGAACAGGCGATGAGCAGTATATCGGTTCCGCTGTCGAAACAATTGAAGGCATTCGATTAATCAAGGAAGCTTTACCTCGTACATTAACAACTCTCGGTGTTAGTAACGTGTCATTCGGTTTGCCTCCAGTGGGCCGTGAAGTATTAAATGCCGTCTATTTGTATCACTGTACACAAGCAGGGTTGGATTACGCGATTGTGAATACGGAAAAACTCGAACGTTTTGCCTCTATTCCTGAGAAAGAAATCAAGTTGGCGAATGATCTATTATTTACAACAACGGATGAAACACTAGCAAACTTCGCAGACTTTTACCGAGACAAGAAAAAAGAAAAGACGGAAGACGATATTCCAAAAACAGTACCTGAACGATTAGCGTACTACGTTGTAGAAGGTACGAAAGAAGGTCTGATTACTGATTTAGAAGCAGCTATGAACACATACGATACACCGCTTGATATTATTAATGGACCTTTAATGAATGGAATGGCTGAAGTTGGTCGTCTATTCAACGACAATCAATTAATTGTTGCGGAAGTTCTGCAAAGTGCTGAAGTAATGAAGGCTTCCGTTTCATATCTTGAACAGTTTATGGATAAGAAAGAGGACGACAGTGGAAAAGGTAAAATCATTTTAGCTACTGTAAAAGGTGACGTTCACGATATCGGTAAAAACTTAGTAGATATTATTTTAAGTAATAATGGATTTAAAGTAATCGATATCGGGATTAAAGTGACACCTGCCGCTTTAATCGATGTCATTCGTAAAGAAAAGCCAGACATTGTCGGTTTATCGGGCTTACTCGTAAAATCCGCACAACAAATGGTTATTACCGCACAAGACTTTAAAGCAGCGGGCATCAACTTACCCG encodes:
- a CDS encoding protein arginine kinase, which codes for MSFEKFIKRELTGWMVAEGEHSDIVLSTRIRLARNLRDHLFPICASEEQAKLVNEAVDQAVAMMEELHFEGSTMAELSSLERQILVEKHLVSPQLIDMKRYGSVLLSEDETISIMVNEEDHIRIQCIYPGFQIDTAYEQADKVDSELEQNLEYAFDETFGYLTSCPSNTGTGMRASVMMHLPALTITKQIERIIPAISRLGMVVRGSYGEGSEALGNIYQVSNQITLGKSEQEILKDLESIAKRLIAHEKKSRELLLAKSEVHLENRLYRSLGTITHARILPSAEAAKCLSDVRLGIDLGIIKNINMTILNELMIFMQPGFLQRYEGTELTSDQRDILRAQLFRDRLLMEKAEVENDTPEK
- a CDS encoding UvrB/UvrC motif-containing protein yields the protein MRWIQMLCENCKERPATVVFKQETMNGVTEKHLCDKCAFYSQTFSFSPDQEPLSIQQFLTHWLGGSDLLSEQKPNEVIVGRECPNCSLTFHRFLDIGKFGCATCYDTFREQLPRVFAKLHNGNTSHNGKIPVSLNERFALKKKLEDIRVKMREAVDAERFEEAATLRDEANQVKQQLADGGDDQDVI
- a CDS encoding CtsR family transcriptional regulator, yielding MRNISDIIEGYLKSIIEKEENASIEIKRNEIAERFQCVPSQINYVIKTRFTVERGYAVESKRGGGGYIRIYRVQSNSRKDLLEQALDILEAEASSTMAEDVIYRLTEEEIISEREAKLMLAAVGRTTLRYMLPERDALRSRILRAMLVTLLYEEVE
- the bioB gene encoding biotin synthase BioB; translation: MTTYQQLADRVLQGHILTDSEALSILTSPDEDLLLLLHATYSIRSHYYGNKVKLNMIINTKSGLCPENCGYCAQSIISKAPVEKYAMMKSEEILAGAERAAANKAGTYCIVASGRGPRDSELEIVIDSVKQIKEKHQGMTVCACLGILKPEQAVRLKEAGVDRYNHNLNTSAEHHESITTSHTYDDRVNTVGHAKEAGISPCSGVIVGMRETKEDVISMAHSLRVLDADSIPVNFLHAVDGTPLEGTSELDPRYCLKVLCLFRYINPTKEIRISGGREVNLRSLQPLGLYAANSIFIGDYLTTAGQEHDQDRKMLEDMGFEVDLEPLKKEPVTT
- a CDS encoding biotin transporter BioY — its product is MFAALMMIGANITSFVPFLVVGGVPITLQTFFAILSGLLLGSRLGALSMTIYMLIGLAGAPVFAKFQGGFGQILSPTFGFIVTFILIAYIAGKIVEHQRTVTAFIGAALLATTVNYLLGTNWMYFAYKFWAAAPDAFTYKVAWLWMIPPLPKDIVLAVLAGVFAHRISKHLKVRCTF
- a CDS encoding bifunctional homocysteine S-methyltransferase/methylenetetrahydrofolate reductase, with translation MSLLEKLQTNVLTADGAMGTILYSYGIDYCYEELNIEKPEIVEKIHQDYITAGADVIQTNTYSANAVKLARYGLESRVTEFNKAAIQIAKRAAAPGGQFVLGTIGGLRGIRKSDASLDEIQKVVLEQANALLSGDPDGLLLETYYDFEELSSVVTTLRQITDVPLIAQVSMHDPGVLQNGLSLNDALHQLESLGANIVGVNCRLGPYHTIQAFENVTLPNKAFLSAFPNASLLDVEDGRIVYESEAEYFGRAAVLLRDQGVRLIGGCCGTTPKHIKAAKTRLEGLAPVTEKVVAPAKPIIIQEAGPVKHQPLHEKAKTERTVIVELDTPRHLETEDYIKGANLLYDAGVDAVTMADNSLASPRISNMAMGSIIKMQHNIRPLVHLTCRDHNLIGLQSHLMGLDALGIHDILAVTGDPTKVGDFPGATSVYDVSSMELLQLIKQLNEGISFSGKPLRKKANFSVSAAFNPNVRVIERAVQRLEKKIEAGADYFITQPVYTKEKIIDVYEATKHLDTPIFIGIMPLTNIRNAEFLHHEVPGIKLSEEVLERMRECGDDREQSTATGIEIAKELIETAAKYFNGIYLITPFLRYDMTLELYEYIKELDEKKERELTHAETSY
- the metH gene encoding methionine synthase → MQRHPIEEQLDKRILIIDGAMGTMLQAEDLSTEDFGGEEYDGCNEYLSVLRPDILEKIHDEYLEAGADIICTNTFGGTPLVLNEFSLGHRADEINTKSVEIAKKSANKYSTPEWPRFVAGAIGPTTKTLSVTGGITFDELSNDFYVQAKALVAAGCDLLLMETSQDMLNVKAGTIGIKKAFEELGREVPIMISGTIEPMGTTLAGQSIEAFYISIEHVTPLSVGLNCATGPEFMTDHLRSLSDLATSYVTCYPNAGLPDEEGHYHESPESLSKKLEGFADKGWLNMVGGCCGTTPDHIRAIREAVKDKAPRKMPEESHGHAISGIEPLLYDDTLRPLLIGERTNVIGSRKFKQLIVDEKFEEASEIARAQVKRGAHVLDICLANPDRDELYDMTRFMKEVVKKVKVPLVIDSTDENVIAEALKFSQGKAIINSINLEDGEERFDAVLPLVKKYGAAVVVGTIDEIGMAVTRERKLEIALRSYDLLVNKWGIAPEDIIFDPLVFPVGTGDEQYIGSAVETIEGIRLIKEALPRTLTTLGVSNVSFGLPPVGREVLNAVYLYHCTQAGLDYAIVNTEKLERFASIPEKEIKLANDLLFTTTDETLANFADFYRDKKKEKTEDDIPKTVPERLAYYVVEGTKEGLITDLEAAMNTYDTPLDIINGPLMNGMAEVGRLFNDNQLIVAEVLQSAEVMKASVSYLEQFMDKKEDDSGKGKIILATVKGDVHDIGKNLVDIILSNNGFKVIDIGIKVTPAALIDVIRKEKPDIVGLSGLLVKSAQQMVITAQDFKAAGINLPVMVGGAALTRRFTETKIAPEYDGPVIFAKDAMQGLDLANRLQSEGKEALLDELQESLEKRETNDAIKASRGATKVAVAPRPVKTVRTDVPVFVPTDLRRRVVKDYSVAHLHPYVNMRTLIGHHLGLRGNVDSMLAKKEERAVQLHEMVTEFLKSDKLTASGIYQFFPAQADGDDVIIYDPEDSKTEIERFTFPRQAKEPFLCLADYLKTVDSGEMDYVAFMQVTAGKGVRQYANELKEQGKFLESHAFQATALELAEGFAERIHQEIRDQWGFPDPTEFTMRERFAAKYQGQRFSFGYPACPNLEDQAKLFGLIKPEDHGVVLTEEFMMEPEASVSAIVFAHPDARYFNVE